In the genome of Sulfurimonas autotrophica DSM 16294, the window ATATGAAAAATTTGCCACAGGTGGTAGATATAAGAACTCTTTTAAAGCTATTATCAAACCTCGGCGCTACATGTGAGTTTTTAGATGACAGAGTTGTCGTAAATACTACAAACCTGCACGAAACGAGGGCAACCTATGATATAGTTAAGACAATGCGTGCTTCTATTTTAGTACTCGGTCCTATTTTAGCTCGATTTGGACATTGTGAAGTCTCTTTACCCGGAGGTTGTGCCATAGGGCAACGTCCGATTGACTTACACCTCAAAGCCTTGGAGCAAATGGGTGCAAAAATAAATATAAAAGCCGGATATATTGAAGCAACTACACCTAACGGGCTTCAAGGATGTGAAATTATTTTTGACAAAGTGACTGTTACGGGTACTGCAAATATCGTTATGGCTGCAGCACTTGCAAAAGGGGTTACAACCATCACAAACGCAGCAAGAGAACCTGAAGTAGTCCAACTTTGTGAAGTACTTAATGCAAGCGGTGCTGTAATCAATGGCATAGGAACCGCAATACTCGAAATTCACGGAACAGACGGGAAACTACTCAACATTGAAGAATTTTCTGTTATACCTGATAGGATTGAAGCAGGAACTTACCTATGTGCCAGTGCTATTACAAAATCAGAACTTACACTGACAAATGTAGAGCCCAAGCATTTAGGAGCAGTAATTTCTAAGCTAGAAGAGATGGGAAGCACATTCACTCTTTCAGATGATACTATAACTATTCATCCTGCACAAGAGATCAAACCCGTAAAAATTGTAACACAGGAGTATCCGGCATTCCCGACAGATATGCAGGCTCAATTTGTAGCACTTGCAACACAGGCAGACGGTGTTTCCATTATAGAAGAGAGACTTTTTGAAAATAGGTTTATGCATGTGAGTGAACTGCAGCGTATGGGTGCAGATATTACACTAAATGGTCATACTGCAACTGTTAATGGAAAAACTAAACTATGCGGAACTGATGTTATGGCAACAGATTTACGTGCTTCAAGTGCATTGGTCCTTGCTGCTCTTGTTGCAACAGAAGAAACAAATGTACACCGTATATATCATTTAGACCGTGGTTATGACTCGTTAGAGAGAAAATTAAAAGATGTCGGGGCAAAAATACAAAGACTTAAAGAGTAAAAACAACTTACTCTTTAAAAACGATCATTTCATATAAACTTTTTTTTGTAACGAGTGACTTCTCTGGAGCAACAGAATGCGCACTTTTTGCCGTTTGTACTTCATGACGCAGATCTGCTATCTCTTTTTCCATACTGTCTATTGTCTCTTTTAAATTGAGA includes:
- the murA gene encoding UDP-N-acetylglucosamine 1-carboxyvinyltransferase codes for the protein MDYLKIQNVASLEGTIDISGAKNASLPLIAMCILANNSVHMKNLPQVVDIRTLLKLLSNLGATCEFLDDRVVVNTTNLHETRATYDIVKTMRASILVLGPILARFGHCEVSLPGGCAIGQRPIDLHLKALEQMGAKINIKAGYIEATTPNGLQGCEIIFDKVTVTGTANIVMAAALAKGVTTITNAAREPEVVQLCEVLNASGAVINGIGTAILEIHGTDGKLLNIEEFSVIPDRIEAGTYLCASAITKSELTLTNVEPKHLGAVISKLEEMGSTFTLSDDTITIHPAQEIKPVKIVTQEYPAFPTDMQAQFVALATQADGVSIIEERLFENRFMHVSELQRMGADITLNGHTATVNGKTKLCGTDVMATDLRASSALVLAALVATEETNVHRIYHLDRGYDSLERKLKDVGAKIQRLKE